In one Culex quinquefasciatus strain JHB chromosome 2, VPISU_Cqui_1.0_pri_paternal, whole genome shotgun sequence genomic region, the following are encoded:
- the LOC6034539 gene encoding 1,5-anhydro-D-fructose reductase, which yields MSSAVPKVSLGNGFDIPALGYGTYLAKEGQGIDLVKKAIDAGYRHIDTAFLYENEVEVGQAIRDKIAEGVVKREDLFVTSKLWNTFHRPEHVAAAFQRSFDMLDIGYIDLYLMHSPMGLQFQGYEFGDMQPKDAEGNSLFDEVDYVETWKAMEKLVKSGKVRSIGLSNFNSEQIARILEVATIKPVNNQIEVNPGCNQKRLIEFCRERGITVTAFGPMGRPHRATYGNKSALGDAKVLEIGQKYGKTDGQVILRYLIQLGTIPIPYSTKEERIKQNFDVFDFSLNDEEVQYMDTFQSERTLPFPPLKKHKYYPFNAEF from the exons ATGTCGAGTGCGGTGCCCAAAGTTAGCCTGGGAAATGGGTTCGACATTCCAGCGCTGGGCTACGGGACGTATTTG GCAAAGGAAGGTCAAGGGATCGACCTGGTGAAGAAGGCAATCGACGCAGGCTACCGACACATTGACACGGCGTTCCTGTACGAGAACGAGGTTGAAGTTGGTCAGGCAATTCGGGATAAAATCGCCGAAGGCGTCGTGAAACGGGAAGATTTGTTTGTCACTTCAAAG CTATGGAACACCTTCCACCGCCCGGAACACGTGGCCGCGGCCTTCCAGCGCTCGTTCGATATGCTCGACATTGGCTATATCGATCTGTACCTGATGCATTCGCCAATGGGGTTGCAATTTCAAGGCTACGAATTCGGTGACATGCAACCAAAGGATGCCGAGGGAAATTCGCTGTTTGACGAGGTCGACTACGTCGAAACGTGGAAGGCCATGGAAAAGTTGGTCAAAAGTGGGAAGGTTCGCAGCATTGGCTTGTCGAACTTTAACAGTGAACAGATTGCTAGGATTTTGGAGGTTGCTACAATCAAGCCAGTGAACAATCAGATTGAGGTCAATCCCGGATGTAATCAGAAAAGGTTGATTGAGTTTTGTCGGGAGCGTGGCATTACGGTGACGGCGTTTGGACCGATGGGAAGGCCTCATCGGGCGACTTATGGGAATAAATCGGCTCTCGGGGATGCAAAGGTGCTGGAGATTGGACAGAAATATGGAAAGACTGATGGACAAGTGATACTTAGATATTTG aTTCAACTGGGAACCATTCCAATTCCTTACTCGACCAAGGAGGAGCGAATCAAGCAAAATTTTGACGTGTTTGATTTCAGCTTGAATGACGAGGAGGTGCAGTACATGGACACGTTCCAGTCGGAAAGGACGCTCCCTTTTCCCCCACTGAAGAAGCACAAATATTACCCATTTAATGCGGAGTTTTGA
- the LOC6034538 gene encoding aldo-keto reductase family 1 member B1 has protein sequence MATQIPNAIFNNGKSIPMIGLGTWGSPPGQVTQAVKDAIDIGYRHIDCAHVYQNEHEVGDGVEAKIKDGTVKREDIFITSKLWNTFHRPELVEGACRNTLKNLKLEYLDLYLIHWPVGYKEGDDLFPMQPDGKTFIFSDADYVDTWKAMEKLVDDGLVKNIGLSNFNRKQVQRVLDVARIKPVTNQIENHAYLHQAKLCAFCAEKGIIVTAYSPLASPARPWVKDGDIVLLEDEKLKSIAAKHSRDPAQILIRYQIQQGHVVIPKSVTKARIASNFDVFSFELDAEDVKLLASLERNERICPEFGSFGHPHHPFENEEC, from the exons atGGCTACTCAGATCCCGAACGCCATCTTTAACAATGGCAAGAGCATTCCGATGATTGGGCTGGGAACGTGGGGG tccCCGCCCGGTCAGGTAACGCAGGCCGTTAAGGATGCCATCGACATTGGGTACAGGCACATCGATTGTGCCCATGTTTATCAAAACGAGCATGAAGTTGGAGATGGAGTTGAGGCCAAGATTAAGGATGGGACTGTTAAGAG AGAGGATATTTTCATCACGAGCAAGTTGTGGAACACCTTCCACCGCCCGGAGCTGGTCGAAGGAGCTTGCAGAAATACTTTGAAGAATCTCAAGCTGGAGTATCTGGATTTATACCTGATTCATTGGCCCGTTGGGTACAAGGAAGGTGACGATCTGTTCCCGATGCAGCCAGACGGGAAGACGTTCATTTTCTCCGACGCGGACTACGTCGACACCTGGAAGGCGATGGAAAAGCTGGTCGATGATGGACTTGTCAAGAACATCGGTCTGTCCAACTTTAATCGCAAGCAGGTGCAACGCGTTCTGGACGTAGCCAGGATCAAACCAGTCACGAACCAGATCGAGAATCATGCGTACCTTCATCAAGCCAAACTGTGCGCATTTTGCGCTGAAAAAGGCATCATCGTGACCGCGTACAGTCCTCTGGCTTCTCCGGCTAGACCGTGGGTCAAGGACGGCGATATCGTTCTTCTTGAAGACGAAAAGTTAAAGTCGATCGCCGCGAAGCACTCGCGCGATCCGGCCCAAATTTTAATCCGTTACCAGATCCAGCAGGGCCACGTGGTCATCCCGAAGTCGGTCACCAAAGCTCGGATCGCGTCCAATTTCGACGTTTTCTCGTTCGAACTGGACGCGGAAGATGTGAAGCTGTTGGCATCGCTGGAACGCAACGAGCGCATCTGTCCGGAGTTTGGATCGTTCGGACATCCACACCATCCGTTTGAGAATGAGGAATGTTGA
- the LOC119767394 gene encoding uncharacterized protein LOC119767394 isoform X3, with translation MRRLRMLKATPSGTKVSAGSAVWLAHRDQLKPHYQQQGERPNLMTPFEKSTPDAAVVDLDVEMLNLDEDMLGAGYGGSGLFRGFPEAATARSRSRKRDASAAELPAVCLRRSKRNRKPVSNSEFIYD, from the exons ATGAGGAGACTTCGGATGCTGAAAGCTACTCCGAGTGGAACCAAG GTGTCGGCTGGAAGCGCGGTGTGGCTAGCGCATCGCGATCAGCTTAAACCACATTACCAGCAACAAGGCGAACGGCCGAACCTGATGACGCCGTTCGAGAAGTCTACGCCGGACGCGGCAGTGGTGGATTTGGACGTTGAGATGCTGAATTTAGACGAAGATATGTTGGGGGCCGGATACGGCGGAAGCGGCTTGTTCCGGGGTTTCCCGGAAGCTGCAACGGCACGATCCAGAAGCCGGAAGCGAGACGCATCCGCGGCGGAATTGCCGGCGGTCTGCCTTCGGCGCTCGAAGAGAAACAGGAAGCCTGTTTCGAacagtgaattcatttatgattAA
- the LOC119767394 gene encoding probable WRKY transcription factor protein 1 isoform X2 encodes MDRVLAGLLDGNLKENLLKEEGLTLDKMDKFITTWNIAKRNVNALNNQNSCANFGQFNYPPPEMVNQVRRPVHERLGSHPYNNRQHSNTHNNYYRSGFNRNNNRYNNNRSGQNNHQHRAQNTHNTQRSVRFQGDNRNNNQRNTNTNNNNRFNNRTERVKPDYSETVCDYCGKLGHIKKRCFTWKNLRRDAVNFVEMARPGTSAERELADLLGRMNTREDPNEETSDAESYSEWNQGVGWKRGVASASRSA; translated from the exons ATGGACAGAGTTCTGGCGGGTCTTCTTGACGGGAATTTGAAGGAGAATTTGTTGAAGGAGGAGGGGTTGACTTTGGACAAGATGGACAAGTTCATCACAACATGGAACATAGCAAAACGTAACGTGAATGCACTTAACAATCAAAACTCTTGTGCTAATTTTGGACAATTTAACTACCCTCCACCTGAAATGGTCAACCAAGTTCGAAGACCGGTGCACGAGAGGTTAGGTTCACATCCCTACAACAATAGACAACACTCAAACACACATAACAACTATTACAGATCGGGCTTCAATAGAAACAATAATAGATACAACAACAATAGATCGGGTCAAAATAATCATCAGCATCGCGCACAAAATACACATAACACACAACGTTCAGTCAGATTTCAAGGTGATAACCGTAATAACAATCAAagaaacacaaacacaaacaacaacaacagattCAATAATCGAACTGAGAGGGTTAAGCCTGATTATTCTGAGACTGTTTGCGATTATTGTGGGAAACTGGGGCACATTAAAAAGAGGTGCTTCACCTGGAAGAATTTGCGTCGTGATGCTGTGAATTTCGTCGAGATGGCGCGACCGGGAACCAGTGCTGAGAGGGAGCTGGCGGATCTATTGGGGCGTATGAATACGAGGGAGGATCCGAATGAGGAGACTTCGGATGCTGAAAGCTACTCCGAGTGGAACCAAG GTGTCGGCTGGAAGCGCGGTGTGGCTAGCGCATCGCGATCAGCTTAA
- the LOC119767394 gene encoding probable WRKY transcription factor protein 1 isoform X1 codes for MDRVLAGLLDGNLKENLLKEEGLTLDKMDKFITTWNIAKRNVNALNNQNSCANFGQFNYPPPEMVNQVRRPVHERSGFNRNNNRYNNNRSGQNNHQHRAQNTHNTQRSVRFQGDNRNNNQRNTNTNNNNRFNNRTERVKPDYSETVCDYCGKLGHIKKRCFTWKNLRRDAVNFVEMARPGTSAERELADLLGRMNTREDPNEETSDAESYSEWNQGVGWKRGVASASRSA; via the exons ATGGACAGAGTTCTGGCGGGTCTTCTTGACGGGAATTTGAAGGAGAATTTGTTGAAGGAGGAGGGGTTGACTTTGGACAAGATGGACAAGTTCATCACAACATGGAACATAGCAAAACGTAACGTGAATGCACTTAACAATCAAAACTCTTGTGCTAATTTTGGACAATTTAACTACCCTCCACCTGAAATGGTCAACCAAGTTCGAAGACCGGTGCACGAGAG ATCGGGCTTCAATAGAAACAATAATAGATACAACAACAATAGATCGGGTCAAAATAATCATCAGCATCGCGCACAAAATACACATAACACACAACGTTCAGTCAGATTTCAAGGTGATAACCGTAATAACAATCAAagaaacacaaacacaaacaacaacaacagattCAATAATCGAACTGAGAGGGTTAAGCCTGATTATTCTGAGACTGTTTGCGATTATTGTGGGAAACTGGGGCACATTAAAAAGAGGTGCTTCACCTGGAAGAATTTGCGTCGTGATGCTGTGAATTTCGTCGAGATGGCGCGACCGGGAACCAGTGCTGAGAGGGAGCTGGCGGATCTATTGGGGCGTATGAATACGAGGGAGGATCCGAATGAGGAGACTTCGGATGCTGAAAGCTACTCCGAGTGGAACCAAG GTGTCGGCTGGAAGCGCGGTGTGGCTAGCGCATCGCGATCAGCTTAA
- the LOC6034536 gene encoding aldo-keto reductase family 1 member B1 encodes MASKVPRVKLSNGQSIPILGLGTWGSPPGEVAQAVKDAIDIGYRHIDCAHVYQNEHEVGEGVNAKIKEGVVKREDIFVTSKLWNTFHRPDLVEGACRATLKNLGLDYLDLYLIHWPMAYKEGDALFPTDENGKTAYSDVDFVDTWKAMEKLVGLGLTKGVGISNFNSKQVERVLQVAKIKPVVNQIECHPYLAQVKLSPFCAQRGLVVTAYSPLGSPNRPWAKPDDPQLMEDPKIVSIAKKYKKTPAQILIRYQIQRGHVVIPKSVNKARIQSNFEVFDFELTEDDIKLITTFDCNGRLVPITSAAGHPHHPFESEEF; translated from the exons ATGGCATCCAAAGTACCACGAGTGAAGCTGAGCAATGGCCAGTCCATCCCGATTTTGGGTCTCGGAACCTGGGGC TCCCCGCCCGGTGAGGTTGCCCAGGCCGTGAAGGATGCCATCGACATCGGGTATCGTCACATCGATTGTGCCCACGTGTACCAGAACGAGCACGAAGTAGGCGAGGGCGTGAACGCCAAGATCAAGGAGGGTGTCGTCAAGCG TGAGGACATCTTTGTGACCAGCAAGTTGTGGAACACCTTCCATCGGCCGGATTTGGTCGAGGGAGCGTGCCGAGCCACGCTGAAGAATCTGGGTCTGGACTACTTGGATCTGTACCTGATCCACTGGCCAATGGCCTACAAGGAGGGCGATGCACTGTTCCCAACCGACGAGAACGGCAAAACGGCCTACTCGGATGTTGACTTTGTCGACACGTGGAAGGCCATGGAGAAGCTTGTTGGGCTGGGCCTCACCAAGGGAGTTGGAATTTCCAACTTCAACTCAAAGCAAGTCGAGCGCGTTCTGCAGGTTGCCAAGATCAAGCCGGTCGTGAACCAGATCGAGTGCCATCCGTACTTGGCACAGGTCAAACTGTCGCCGTTCTGTGCCCAGCGAGGACTCGTCGTTACGGCTTACAGCCCGCTCGGATCGCCGAACCGCCCCTGGGCCAAGCCCGACGATCCCCAGCTGATGGAAGATCCCAAGATCGTGAGCATCgcgaaaaagtacaaaaagaCCCCGGCCCAGATCCTGATCCGCTACCAAATCCAGCGTGGCCACGTGGTCATCCCCAAGTCGGTCAACAAGGCACGCATCCAGTCCAACTTTGAGGTGTTTGACTTTGAGTTGACCGAGGACGACATCAAGCTGATCACGACCTTCGACTGCAACGGTCGGCTGGTGCCGATTACGAG tgcTGCCGGTCATCCCCACCATCCGTTTGAGAGCGAGGAGTTTTAA